A genomic region of Arvicola amphibius chromosome X, mArvAmp1.2, whole genome shotgun sequence contains the following coding sequences:
- the Fundc1 gene encoding FUN14 domain-containing protein 1 isoform X2 gives MASRNPPPQDYESDDESYEVLDLTEYARRHHWWNRVFGHSSGPMVEKYSVATQIVVGGVTGWCAGFLFQKVGKLAATAVGGGFLLLQVASHSGYVQIDWKRVEKDVNKAKRQIKKRANKAAPEINNIIEEWIQQ, from the exons ATGGCGTCCCGGAACCCCCCTCCCCAAG actatGAAAGCGATGACGAGTCTTACGAAGTGTTGGATTTAACTGAGTATGCAAGAAGACACCACTGGTGGAATCGAGTATTTGGCCACAGCTCGGGACCTATGGTAGAAAAATACTCAGTAGCTACCCAGATTGTAGTGGGCGGTGTGACTGGCTG GTGTGCAGGATTTTTATTCCAGAAGGTTGGAAAACTTGCAGCAACTGCCGTAGGTGGTGGCTTTCTTCTCCTACAG GTTGCCAGTCACAGTGGCTATGTGCAGATTGACTGGAAGAGAGTTGAAAAAGATGttaacaaagcaaaaagacagaTTAAGAAACGAGCAAATAAAGCAGCACCCGAAATCAACAATATAATTGAAGAA TGGATCCAACAGTGA
- the Fundc1 gene encoding FUN14 domain-containing protein 1 isoform X1 — protein MASRNPPPQDYESDDESYEVLDLTEYARRHHWWNRVFGHSSGPMVEKYSVATQIVVGGVTGWCAGFLFQKVGKLAATAVGGGFLLLQVASHSGYVQIDWKRVEKDVNKAKRQIKKRANKAAPEINNIIEEATEFIKQNIVISSGFVGGFLLGLAS, from the exons ATGGCGTCCCGGAACCCCCCTCCCCAAG actatGAAAGCGATGACGAGTCTTACGAAGTGTTGGATTTAACTGAGTATGCAAGAAGACACCACTGGTGGAATCGAGTATTTGGCCACAGCTCGGGACCTATGGTAGAAAAATACTCAGTAGCTACCCAGATTGTAGTGGGCGGTGTGACTGGCTG GTGTGCAGGATTTTTATTCCAGAAGGTTGGAAAACTTGCAGCAACTGCCGTAGGTGGTGGCTTTCTTCTCCTACAG GTTGCCAGTCACAGTGGCTATGTGCAGATTGACTGGAAGAGAGTTGAAAAAGATGttaacaaagcaaaaagacagaTTAAGAAACGAGCAAATAAAGCAGCACCCGAAATCAACAATATAATTGAAGAA gCAACAGAATTTATCAAGCAGAACATTGTGATATCCAGTGGCTTTGTGGGAGGCTTTTTGCTAGGCCTTGCATCTTAA